AAGAAAATAATTTAGGTCAGTGTCTTTGAAATGACAAAGTGGACAGTgtgagaggaaagggagaaagtGTGCCGAACCTGGAAGAAGTGCTTCCTCTCATAAGGGTTTTTCAGCAGGGTTTGGACCAGCGCCACGAAGTTAGCCTGTGACTCCTCCACTTCTGCATCTGGCTGCTGTAACACAAATTGGGAATCATTTGATACAAAGTACAGCCACTTCGGTCATCAGAATTACATGTGTTACTTAAAAAGAGGGGTATTGAGTATGGGTGACAGGGCTTGTAGAAGTCATAAGTCTAGCCTGAAAACAACTTTTATCTCTTACCCCATCCGTGTTTTCACTTTGCAGATCTAAAGAATCAGATGAGTGACAGCAAAGCAAGACAGATGGCAGAAAGCTCCTGCAACCCCACTGGAAGGTGTTAACACTTGTATGTCGTTTAAACTTATGCAGTCCCCTCAGATCTATACACTGCAGAGCTAAAGGCTATTTTCAAACCAGAGTACAGCGCATATTTTACCCTCTTTTAAGTGTATGTCGCTCCAGCCTTGGTTTTTGTGGGTTAATGATATTGACAGTCATTCTTGAATATGTTGTTTTACAGGTGTGAGTTGTTCACTGGTATGGGTCAGAATTTCCACACtgtcacacaggagagagaaatATTCTTACCCCCAAGATGTTCATCTTTTCCAGGAGACGTTGGATGTCCTGAAGGTTGGGTGGGTCCTTGCGGAACAACTCCAAGATCATCTAAAATAATGGGACAAAATTGTATATGATTTTTCTAATACACAATGTGTCAAAACCACCCCTCCCATGACCACATATCATGTCACTCACCCTTGCTCTCAGGCCCAGGATGAGTTGAGCCCTCTGTTTGTAACTCAGCAACTTTGGAACTGCTTCAGTCACCACAGTTACAAACTCCTCGACCTTCCCATAGTGCATCACATTGCGTTGATTCACCACATGCCATACAAATGAATACATCAGCCGCAGCGGGGAAACCAATAGTcgcaaagaggagagaggaagtgggGGAGCTATAGCAAGACGATAGAACAACATGTTAGGGTGTGTGGCTTCATCCTCTAGGCTTTTTAGCAACAAATACCTCCAGCAACATGGCTAACTACCTAGCAAACTTAAATTTAGAAGGGATGCCAAAATAGACATTAGTTTTACACTAAGCTATCCATTGAAGATAAAAATCGGGTCTATAGCCAGGTTCACATTTGTAAAATTGAATAGATTGCCAATACATGGTTAGCAAGTGTCGTATAATGTATCCTACCCGTACTGGCTGTACTCTTCTTGACTCGTTTGTCCATGCCGGAATGTTACCAAATATGTACGATAGGCAGAAATCTAACAGTAAAGGTAACTAGCATACTGGACAGCTATCACCAAGTCACTGACGATTTTTTTGGGTGAAATTGGCGACAACGGGAAACGGAACCAAAACCAGAACAGAGTTTTGACCAGACTATTAACAATAAGATTGGCAGCATAACATCATTACTGCCACCTATCGTGCTGGAATAAGAGCCGCAATTGAATCCTACTGCTCTCTTTTCTTGAAATTACATTTTTAGGTTAAAACACGAATTTCATAATTTTTCTGTATATATTTGGTTGAGTATGAATCTTTATTTTGTGGCTTAATAAACACCTTAAATGTATTATAAAAAGTCATCACACAGTACCGTTCTAGCATACATTTGGTTACCTTTGCTGTGAATAAAATAGCAAAACAAGTGAGTAGTGGCACACAATTGTGACTTTATTTGCCTTTATCCAACACCAAATGTGCATATTTTTTGCAAAGGCTTCCGGCAATCATTGACTACTCTCAAAAAGAGAAATACGTGAGTGGCTGTCAATGTACATCTTATGTCATTGGAATTTCAACCTATCCAAAAAATAATCATCACAAACAAATATGTTTTAATGACACAATCATTCATTGTTATCTAACAGGAGATATGTTTGTTGCTGCATTAATTAAGCCAGACATTATATTATTTTTCAGTGTTCAGTCTATTTAGGGAATCCTGAATTATGGTCCAAAATGATCAAAAATCTAAAGTCTACAACAAAAAATGAGAAATATTATTACAGCTATTGGCAATTTGTCAGGACATTAAAAATAGCATCCCCGACAGTGTGGAAGGCAGCCACTGTGCAGTAAATCAACTCATTTTGGAGGAATTTCTCCTGCGACGGCTGGTGTGACTGTATTTCCTTGTCTGCTCAGATCGCTCTCCTGAGTGCAACCGTTCATGCGCCTTCAGAAGACGTGGTAACTTGAAGACCTTTCCACACTGGTCACAAGGGTGCCCCTCCGCCGTGTGGTGGATAATTATGTGCTCCTTCAGGTGCTGATTCAGCTTGTACGTCTTCCCACACATGTCGCAGTGGTAAGGGCGTTCGCCCGTGTGCAGACGTTTGTGACTGCTCAAGCTGCTgctctgtttaaaggtcttgtcgCATATGTCACATCTGTAAGGTTTTATAGAGGTGTGCGTAAACATGTGGGCCTTAATGAGTCCGTTGCTGCCAAACACCTTCTGGCAGACAGGGCATGGGATCTTGGGCTTGGGGCCATGGTCCCTTTGGTGTTTCTTCAGGTCAAACTCATAAACAAAAGTCTTTCCACACTGGGCACAGAGGAACGGGCGGTTCCCAATGTGATAGCCCATGTGCCTCTTCAGCCCACTGGGATGAAAGAAGCGCATCCCACACTGCTCACAGATGAACGGGCGCTCCATGGTGTGCCAGCGCTCGTGGACAGACAGCTTGTATTGGGTTGGGAATCTCTTCTGACAATGAGTGCAGGGAAAGTTATTTTCACTTGCATGAGACTGGATGTGTATTCTGCAATAAAATGCTTGGCTGAAGCCCTTTCCGCAGATGGTGCATTTGTGTGGTTTTGCACCCATGTGGATGAGCTGATGCTTCTTCAGGTCAGCCTTTTTCCGAAAGCCCTTGTCACACTCATCACACTTAAATGGCCGCGCTTCAGAGTGATTTTTCATATGAGTGGTCATGTATCCTAAGGACCTGAAGGCCCTGCCACACTCCGTGCACttgaaaggtttctctcctgtgtgaatgcgTAGGTGATTTTCCAGCTGAGACGGATagacaaaactcttcccacactccTGGCAAATTATGGTTGCCTCAGGGATTTTCCTCTTCGAGGGTACAGTTATTCTTTGTGGCTTGGGCGGCCGTCTCCTTCGGATAACAGCCCTCTCGAAGAGATTGGCTTCTGTTTCCTGACCCCCAATTTCCACACTGCTTCCAAGACACGTGTCACCTGACCGGATCTCCTTGTCTTCATCGTTTTGTGGAAGGGGTGGCAAGGAAGGGAGCGAGATAGTGTTACTTGCAATGTGGGAGACCCACTGGTGGACACTCGCTAGCTTGACTAGCTGGTTATCTGGTTGGTTCCCATTGGTGACCGTTTCAGGGATGACAATATGTGAAGGAGAGTCTTCGGTGATGAAAGTATTCATCAGTGTTACAAGCTGTTTGTCGCCCTCTGTCGGCAGCATGCTCTCTACTGTTGGTGCCCCCCCCACTGGCCTGCTTATACTTTCAGGAGTAGGTGAGACTATGTCGTTCTTTGACAGTGCATTGTCTTCTTCACTGTGGAGTACTGCATTCTTCGCCCCACATGCGTTATCTCTGGCattctgctcttctctctccacagtagtTACTGCTCCAGTGTGGTCCGATTCATCTGACATCATTCCCAGATCCTCCAAGTCCCTGAAAGAGGCAGGGTTCATGATGCTTAGAGCGGCTTCTAATGATTCCGCTGGCTCGTCAAAATCTGTCTGCATGGACTGCATTCCACAGGTTAAGCGGAAGGACAGCGAGGACAGCACACAGTCCCCTACAGAGGACGTGACAGGTACTGAGAAAAAGGGACAAatacagatttaaaaaaatatattacacCACATTCTGTTTGTTTGAACTTGAAAGTATTGGGCATGTTTAGATTAATACCATTTCAAAGTAATTCAAATTCCTGTAAATACAGCTGGTTCAAAGTTATCAATAGAGTGAACCATGGCAGTTTGACAAAAAGGGAAAACTACATTGTTCTTTGTTTATCTGTTGATAATTCTACTTAACATTAACAGGAAGGAGAAGATATGATTGAAGTAAGCCTACCAAACTGAATCTTATTTAGCAGGTTCTGGTGCTGGAGGAGAATCTTCAGGTGCTCAGGGTCAGACACAGACTTTCCACACTCCTCCAGGtcagagggggcagcactgataATGGACGCTATCTGAGAAGAGTTAGAAGCTAAGATCAGCAACCAGGGGGTTTCTTAGAATGCGCAGGATAAACAATATTATGGCATGTGTTGACacgtacactactgttcaaaagtttgtggtcacttagaaatgcccttgtttttgaaagaaaagcacatttgttgtccattaaaattacatcaaattaatcagaaatacagtgtagacattgttaatgttgtaaatgactattgtagctggaaactgataTAGCTGGAAGCTGGAAACTGAATATATACATagatgtacagaggcccattatcagcaaccatcactcctgtgttccaatggcatgttgtgttagctaatccaagttgatcattttaaaaggctaattgatcattagaaaaccattttgcaattatgttagcacagctgaaaactgtggtgctgattaaagaagcaataaaacaggccttctttagactagttgagtatctggagcgtcagaatttgtgggttcgattacaggctcaaaatggccagaaacaaataactttcttctgaaactcgtcagtctattcttgttctgagaactgaaggctattccatgcgagaaattgccaagaaactgaagatctcgtacaacgctgtgtactactcccttcacagaacagcgcaaactgtctctaaccagaatagaaagaggagtgggaggccctggtgcacaactgagcgagaggacaagtacattggagtgtctagtttgagaaacagatgcctcacaagtcctcaactggcagcttcattaaatagtacccgcaaaacaccagtctcaacgtcaacagtgaagaggtgactccgggatgctggccttctaggcagagttgcaaagaaaaagacatatctcagactggccaataaaaatgaaAGATAAGATgggtaaaagaacacagacactggacagaggaagattggaaagaagtgttatggacagacgaatctaagtttgaggtgttccgTTCACAAAGACGAACATTCATGGAAGaaggaaaaaatgaaaagatgctggaggagtgcttgacgccatctgtcaagcatggtggaggaaatgtgatggtctgggggtgctttggtggtggtaaagtgggagctTTTTACAGGGTAAAAGcaatcttgaagaaggaaggccatcactccattttgcaacgccataccATACCCTGtggcttaattggagccaatttcctcctacaacaggacaacgacccaaagcacagctccaaactatgcaagaactatatagggaagaagcagtcagctggtagtctgtctataatggagtggccagcacagtcaccggatctcaaccctattgagctgttgtgggagcagtttGACCGTAGGGTACGTAAGAAGTgaccatcaagccaatccaacttgagggaggtgcttcaggaagcatggggtgaaatctcttcagattacctcaacaaattgacaactagaatgccaaaggtctgcaaggctgtaattgctgcaaatggaggattctttgaagaaagcaaagtttgaaggacacaattattatttcaattaaaaatcattatttataaccttgtcaacgtcttaactatatttcctattcattttgcaactaatttcatgtatgttttcatggaaaacaaagacatttctaagtgaccccaaacttttgaacagtagtgtatatagtcGTCTAACAATGTCAACATTAGATATGATTGGTGAAGTGTTAGTTATAGACTTGTTGTGTAACAGTTCATTACCTGGGAGAGATCTGGCACAGATAGCAGTCGTTCCAGTCTGAGGACCAAGCCTCCCACAAGGGCCTGCAGTGCTGTGTCATACTTGGAGCCATACTGTGTATGGAACTCCTCCTACAGGGAAGGAAAGAAAATAATTTAGGTCAGTGTCTTTGAAATGACAAAGTGGACA
This is a stretch of genomic DNA from Salvelinus alpinus chromosome 11, SLU_Salpinus.1, whole genome shotgun sequence. It encodes these proteins:
- the LOC139533985 gene encoding uncharacterized protein; translation: MDKRVKKSTASTAPPLPLSSLRLLVSPLRLMYSFVWHVVNQRNVMHYGKVEEFVTVVTEAVPKLLSYKQRAQLILGLRARMILELFRKDPPNLQDIQRLLEKMNILGQPDAEVEESQANFVALVQTLLKNPYERKHFFQEEFHTQYGSKYDTALQALVGGLVLRLERLLSVPDLSQIASIISAAPSDLEECGKSVSDPEHLKILLQHQNLLNKIQFVPVTSSVGDCVLSSLSFRLTCGMQSMQTDFDEPAESLEAALSIMNPASFRDLEDLGMMSDESDHTGAVTTVEREEQNARDNACGAKNAVLHSEEDNALSKNDIVSPTPESISRPVGGAPTVESMLPTEGDKQLVTLMNTFITEDSPSHIVIPETVTNGNQPDNQLVKLASVHQWVSHIASNTISLPSLPPLPQNDEDKEIRSGDTCLGSSVEIGGQETEANLFERAVIRRRRPPKPQRITVPSKRKIPEATIICQECGKSFVYPSQLENHLRIHTGEKPFKCTECGRAFRSLGYMTTHMKNHSEARPFKCDECDKGFRKKADLKKHQLIHMGAKPHKCTICGKGFSQAFYCRIHIQSHASENNFPCTHCQKRFPTQYKLSVHERWHTMERPFICEQCGMRFFHPSGLKRHMGYHIGNRPFLCAQCGKTFVYEFDLKKHQRDHGPKPKIPCPVCQKVFGSNGLIKAHMFTHTSIKPYRCDICDKTFKQSSSLSSHKRLHTGERPYHCDMCGKTYKLNQHLKEHIIIHHTAEGHPCDQCGKVFKLPRLLKAHERLHSGERSEQTRKYSHTSRRRRNSSKMS